One genomic region from Colletes latitarsis isolate SP2378_abdomen chromosome 10, iyColLati1, whole genome shotgun sequence encodes:
- the Jumu gene encoding forkhead box protein N4 jumeau: MLDTESRHGTGLDQGPTRDPWLTMDYYLGTDSLSLQEMLDVDIKCEIEGVIGGHPELGFNFTDMSGLELDDDPIGCHNDLSGWFGSTSLLNGNSNSSNSNFNLDLSGGDAASIMVNPNSVMPHMAVRSPTPCNVRRNFSFSPKRDMKEEKIDVEDEAENEASSCTENENDNDNINEHENDIENDTDTEQYENDITDTEEESEDEPEISKPVTPSKSRTISISAAKTISPQFTRAQTTPKINGMSSIKVQNFKVLHSPSQTPHHVRKQIYNNNVHVSPGTTTVAAMKREKEFDLSDYDDKLYPKPAYSYSCLIAMALKNSQTGSLPVSEIYNFMCEHFPYFKTAPNGWKNSVRHNLSLNKCFEKIEKPAGNGNQRKGCLWAINPAKVAKMDEEVQKWSRKDPLAIKKAMIYPDHLELLERGEMKYAGSGDMSEETESSGDEAVEESTTYEESIHSHIAANSVTDSYDESSQDCDIDIVEHLYDEIDIEDNKDSLHMQLNISKRETFEYELSPSTKRQKTLTGAIQGNYVYQPVTTSRRKTPLLLRAGAGNGSFLKID; the protein is encoded by the exons ATGTTGGATACGGAGAGTAGACACGGTACTGGGCTGGATCAGGGACCGACAAGGGACCCTTGGCTCACGATGGATTACTACCTCGGCACGGACAGTCTCTCGCTCCAGGAGATGCTTGACGTCGACATCAAATGCGAGATCGAAGGCGTTATCGGTGGTCACCCGGAGCTGGGCTTTAATTTTACCGACATGTCCGGCCTAGAGTTGGACGACGATCCTATTGGATGCCATAATGATCTCAGTGGATGGTTTGGGTCCACCAGTTTACTCAATGGCAACAGCAATAGTTCAAACAG CAACTTCAACCTTGATCTCAGCGGAGGCGATGCCGCCTCGATTATGGTGAACCCTAACTCGGTCATGCCTCACATGGCAGTCCGGAGTCCAACACCGTGTAATGTTAGGAGGAACTTCTCGTTCTCACCCAAGAGAGACATGAAGGAAGAGAAGATCGACGTGGAGGACGAGGCAGAGAACGAAGCTAGCAGCTGCACAGAGAACGAGAACGATAACGATAACATAAATGAGCACGAGAATGACATCGAGAACGATACTGATACTGAACAGTACGAGAACGACATTACGGATACCGAGGAGGAGTCCGAAGATGAACCAGAAATCTCGAAACCAGTGACACCGTCCAAGTCGAGAACAATCTCGATTTCGGCTGCCAAAACGATCTCCCCTCAGTTTACGAGGGCGCAGACCACCCCCAAAATAAACGGCATGTCCAGTATCAAAGTGCAAAATTTCAAAGTGTTGCACAGTCCGAGCCAAACTCCGCATCACGTGCGTAAACAGATTTATAACAACAACGTGCACGTTAGTCCAGGAACGACCACTGTTGCCGCAATGAAAAGAGAGAAGGAGTTTGACCTGTCGGACTACGATGACAAACTCTACCCCAAACCGGCTTATTCTTATTCCTGTTTGATCGCCATGGCGTTGAAGAACAGCCAAACAGGGTCCCTACCGGTCTCGGAAATCTATAATTTCATGTG CGAGCATTTTCCTTATTTCAAGACCGCACCGAACGGCTGGAAGAACTCCGTAAGACATAATTTGTCACTGAACAAGTGTTTCGAGAAGATAGAAAAGCCAGCCGGGAACGGGAACCAGAGGAAGGGTTGCCTGTGGGCCATCAACCCCGCTAaagtggcgaaaatggacgaggAGGTTCAAAAATGGTCCAGGAAAGATCCGTTGGCCATCAAGAAGGCGATGATCTATCCGGATCACTTGGAACTGCTGGAGAGGGGTGAGATGAAGTACGCTGGCAGTGGAGATATGTCCGAAGAAACAGAAAGCTCGGGGGACGAAGCTGTCGAAGAGAGCACGACGTACGAAGAGTCCATCCACAGCCACATAGCCGCGAACTCTGTGACCGACAGTTACGATGAGAGCAGCCAGGACTGTGATATAGACATCGTGGAACACCTCTACGACGAAATAGATATAGAGGATAATAAAGACTCGCTACACATGCAGCTGAATATCTCGAAACGGGAGACGTTCGAGTATGAACTCAGTCCTAGCACGAAAAGACAGAAAACGTTGACTGGAGCGATACAGGGAAACTACGTGTATCAACCTGTAACCACTTCAAGAAGAAAAACGCCTCTTCTTTTGCGAGCCGGAGCAGGAAATGGCTCCTTTCTTAAGATAGATTGA